From Acidimicrobiales bacterium, one genomic window encodes:
- the pilO gene encoding type 4a pilus biogenesis protein PilO: MNRINRPVVFGAAGVIVAMVLAWWFLLWGPRNRSYNDANTAAQQAQGQVEQLQAQLNRLESIKQQLPLLQAQLAKMQVAVPDKPQLDQIILNINTAAVNSGVQLLSIAPTPPAATATSGAGAGTSGAPPSIRVALSLKGGYNQVLDFINRLDGLPRLVVIDTVGLTSNATGPSGTSTVGEAGATTATTAPAELTISLTVRLFTTTAAPAAGATTTTTAPSAASGSTTTTVAGGGTATTSTTAPTTATTSGNTGG; encoded by the coding sequence GTGAATCGGATCAACCGTCCGGTCGTGTTCGGAGCAGCAGGTGTCATCGTCGCAATGGTCCTGGCGTGGTGGTTCCTGCTTTGGGGCCCGCGCAATCGTTCCTACAACGATGCCAACACCGCCGCTCAGCAGGCTCAAGGTCAAGTCGAGCAGCTGCAGGCACAACTGAACCGACTGGAGAGCATCAAGCAGCAACTTCCTCTCCTGCAGGCTCAATTGGCGAAGATGCAGGTCGCTGTACCTGACAAGCCTCAGCTCGATCAGATCATTCTCAATATCAACACCGCCGCCGTGAACTCGGGCGTGCAGCTCCTTTCGATCGCCCCGACTCCACCCGCCGCGACCGCCACCTCAGGGGCAGGCGCTGGTACTTCGGGGGCACCCCCGTCCATCCGCGTCGCTCTGTCCTTGAAAGGCGGATACAACCAGGTCCTAGACTTCATCAATCGGCTCGACGGTCTCCCGCGGCTTGTTGTCATCGACACGGTCGGCCTGACGAGCAACGCCACGGGGCCGTCCGGTACGTCCACCGTTGGTGAAGCGGGAGCAACGACCGCTACTACGGCCCCGGCCGAGCTGACCATCTCATTGACCGTGCGCCTGTTCACGACGACGGCGGCGCCCGCCGCCGGTGCCACGACCACGACCACCGCCCCCTCCGCCGCGTCGGGGTCGACCACGACCACCGTCGCCGGAGGTGGGACCGCCACCACCTCCACCACAGCCCCCACCACGGCCACGACGTCCGGCAACACCGGGGGTTGA
- the aroC gene encoding chorismate synthase — translation MLRYLTAGESHGRGLAVIVEGLPAGLPLTIEEVQGELARRRLGYGRGPRMRFEADEVTLLGGIRHGRTLGSPVAIEIGNTEWPKWTEEMSPAPGRTAKPLTQPRPGHADLAGMQKYGFDDARDVLERASARETAARVAAGACAKALLAELDVAVLSHVVQIGPAVAKRSDRPTAADLETVDASDVRCFDPDAEQDMVAEIKAAAKIGDSLGGVVEVLAYGVPVGLGSHVHWDRKLDSLLAGALMSIQAVKAVEIGEGFESAGRRGSEAHDAISWDAGTAEYRRETLRAGGIEGGMSTGSMISARVGMKPLATLNRPVLKTVDVFTKEETVSFKERTDVTAVPAMGVVAETMMALVLADEALRKFGGDSLAEVVRNRNGFLASLPDQHGSGAGSGR, via the coding sequence GTGCTGCGCTACCTGACCGCCGGCGAGTCGCACGGTCGCGGCCTGGCCGTGATCGTCGAGGGCCTCCCGGCCGGCCTTCCCCTCACCATCGAGGAGGTCCAGGGAGAGCTGGCCCGCCGCCGCCTGGGATACGGCCGCGGGCCGCGCATGCGCTTCGAGGCCGACGAGGTCACCCTGCTCGGGGGCATCCGCCACGGCCGGACCCTCGGCTCCCCGGTGGCCATCGAGATCGGCAACACCGAGTGGCCCAAATGGACCGAGGAGATGTCCCCGGCCCCGGGCCGGACGGCCAAGCCCCTAACCCAGCCCCGTCCCGGCCACGCCGACCTGGCGGGCATGCAGAAGTACGGCTTCGACGACGCCCGCGACGTGCTGGAGCGGGCGTCGGCCCGGGAGACGGCGGCCCGGGTGGCGGCCGGGGCCTGCGCCAAGGCCCTGCTGGCCGAGCTCGACGTGGCGGTGCTGAGCCACGTGGTGCAGATCGGCCCGGCCGTGGCCAAGCGGTCGGACCGGCCCACGGCCGCCGACCTCGAGACCGTCGACGCCTCCGATGTCCGCTGCTTCGACCCCGACGCCGAGCAGGACATGGTGGCGGAGATCAAGGCCGCCGCCAAGATCGGGGACTCGCTCGGCGGCGTGGTGGAGGTGCTGGCCTACGGGGTGCCGGTGGGCCTGGGCAGCCACGTCCATTGGGACCGCAAGCTCGACAGCCTGCTGGCCGGTGCGCTCATGAGCATCCAGGCGGTGAAGGCCGTCGAGATCGGGGAGGGCTTCGAGTCGGCGGGGCGGAGAGGCTCCGAGGCCCACGACGCCATCTCCTGGGACGCGGGCACGGCCGAGTACCGCCGGGAGACGCTGCGGGCCGGCGGCATCGAGGGCGGCATGTCGACCGGGTCGATGATCTCGGCGCGGGTCGGGATGAAGCCGCTGGCCACCCTGAACCGTCCCGTGCTCAAGACCGTCGACGTCTTCACCAAGGAGGAGACGGTCTCGTTCAAGGAGCGCACCGACGTCACCGCCGTGCCCGCCATGGGCGTGGTGGCCGAGACGATGATGGCGTTGGTGCTCGCCGACGAGGCGCTGCGGAAGTTCGGCGGGGACTCCCTGGCCGAGGTGGTGCGCAACCGGAACGGCTTCCTGGCGTCGCTGCCCGACCAGCACGGCTCCGGCGCCGGAAGCGGGCGGTGA
- a CDS encoding shikimate kinase: protein MSGAPRVLLVGMMGSGKTTIGHLLARRLGWRHVDSDAQVEVATGRSVAQIFAEDGEAAFRVEEARALAEAVTSPDPVVVSVAGGAVLDADNRARMKGAGCVVWLRARPETLAGRVGSGAGRPLLEGDPAGNLARLDAVRRPHYEEVADHAVDVDDAAPDRIVDLIAGWCAPTGAERG, encoded by the coding sequence GTGAGCGGGGCCCCGCGGGTCCTGCTCGTCGGGATGATGGGTTCGGGCAAGACCACGATCGGCCACCTCCTGGCGCGTCGGCTGGGCTGGCGCCATGTCGACAGTGACGCCCAGGTCGAGGTGGCCACCGGCCGGAGCGTGGCGCAGATCTTCGCCGAGGACGGCGAGGCCGCCTTTCGTGTGGAGGAGGCCCGCGCCCTCGCCGAGGCGGTGACCTCTCCCGACCCGGTCGTGGTGTCGGTGGCCGGGGGCGCCGTGCTCGACGCCGACAACCGGGCCCGGATGAAGGGTGCCGGCTGTGTGGTGTGGCTGCGCGCCCGCCCCGAGACCCTGGCCGGTCGGGTGGGTTCGGGGGCGGGCCGTCCGCTTCTGGAGGGAGACCCGGCCGGGAACCTGGCCCGGCTCGACGCCGTGCGCCGTCCGCACTACGAGGAGGTGGCCGATCACGCCGTCGACGTCGACGATGCGGCGCCCGACCGGATCGTGGACCTGATCGCCGGGTGGTGCGCCCCGACGGGAGCCGAGCGCGGATGA
- a CDS encoding 3-dehydroquinate synthase family protein: MIRVEVPLGEGSYPVVIGAGSRHELASLLPDAVERVAVVTQEQVGVEVDTGRKQCTFTVPDGERAKGMGEVEGLCGGFARFGLTRADAVVAVGGGVVTDLAGFAASVYMRGVAVAHVATTLLAQIDAAIGGKTGVDLPEGKNLVGTFWQPVAVVCDTETLATLPPRHLRAGRGEMAKYAFLGVPDLTGLPLDEQVAACVACKVEVVTADERESGRRAILNYGHTLAHALEAAASYEGILHGEAVAVGLAFAARLARRLGRIDDARVAEHDRVVASFDLASALPADSRVDELVTLMARDKKAVSGLTFVLDGPGGIEAVPGVDPTLVGETLVEMGAR, encoded by the coding sequence ATGATCCGCGTCGAGGTGCCGCTCGGAGAGGGGTCCTACCCGGTGGTGATCGGGGCCGGCAGCCGCCACGAGCTGGCGTCTCTTCTTCCCGACGCCGTCGAGCGGGTGGCGGTGGTGACCCAGGAGCAGGTCGGGGTGGAGGTGGACACGGGGCGCAAGCAGTGCACCTTCACCGTCCCCGACGGGGAGCGGGCCAAGGGAATGGGAGAGGTCGAGGGGCTGTGCGGCGGCTTCGCCCGGTTCGGGCTGACGCGTGCTGACGCGGTCGTGGCCGTCGGTGGGGGGGTCGTGACCGACCTGGCCGGGTTCGCCGCTTCGGTCTACATGCGGGGCGTGGCGGTGGCCCACGTCGCCACCACGCTGCTGGCGCAGATCGACGCCGCCATCGGGGGCAAGACCGGCGTGGACCTGCCCGAGGGCAAGAACCTGGTGGGGACCTTCTGGCAGCCGGTGGCGGTGGTGTGCGACACCGAGACGCTCGCCACCCTGCCGCCCCGCCACCTGCGGGCAGGGAGGGGGGAGATGGCCAAGTACGCCTTTCTCGGCGTTCCCGATCTCACCGGGCTGCCCCTCGACGAGCAGGTGGCGGCGTGTGTCGCATGCAAGGTCGAGGTGGTCACGGCCGACGAGCGCGAGTCCGGGCGGCGGGCCATCCTCAACTACGGCCATACCCTGGCCCACGCCCTGGAGGCGGCCGCCAGCTACGAGGGGATCCTGCACGGGGAGGCGGTGGCGGTGGGACTGGCGTTTGCCGCTCGTCTGGCCCGCCGGCTGGGACGGATCGACGACGCCCGGGTGGCGGAGCACGACCGGGTGGTGGCCAGCTTCGACCTGGCGTCGGCGCTACCGGCGGACAGCCGGGTGGACGAGCTGGTCACGCTCATGGCGCGGGACAAGAAGGCGGTGAGCGGGCTCACCTTCGTCCTGGACGGTCCCGGGGGCATCGAGGCGGTCCCCGGTGTGGATCCCACGCTGGTCGGGGAGACCCTCGTCGAGATGGGGGCGCGATGA
- a CDS encoding type II 3-dehydroquinate dehydratase, with amino-acid sequence MTDPGRCVLVLSGPNLDLLGQREPEIYGTATLDDHVATARQAADAAGLEIEHLQSDSEADLVRAVHAARGRCAALIVNAGALTHYSWSLHDALATFDGPVVELHISNPAAREPFRHTSVVAPVASGLVAGFGGLGYELAVRAVARLLEEGER; translated from the coding sequence ATGACCGACCCGGGGCGTTGCGTGCTCGTCCTGTCCGGGCCCAACCTCGATCTGCTGGGCCAGCGCGAGCCCGAGATCTACGGAACGGCCACCCTGGACGACCACGTGGCGACGGCGCGTCAGGCCGCCGATGCCGCCGGTCTCGAGATCGAGCACCTGCAGTCCGACTCCGAGGCCGATCTGGTGCGCGCCGTGCACGCGGCGCGGGGCCGCTGCGCGGCGCTGATCGTCAATGCCGGAGCGTTGACCCACTATTCGTGGTCGCTGCACGACGCGCTCGCCACGTTCGACGGGCCGGTGGTGGAGCTGCACATCTCCAACCCCGCCGCGCGCGAGCCGTTCCGGCACACGTCCGTGGTGGCCCCGGTCGCGTCGGGGTTGGTCGCCGGCTTCGGCGGGTTGGGCTACGAGCTGGCGGTCCGGGCCGTGGCGCGCCTGCTCGAGGAAGGAGAACGGTGA
- a CDS encoding aminopeptidase P family protein produces the protein MSPGAHAADLAPMGVAGRVGHLRRDLPDAGCDCLLVTSLSNVRYLSGFTGSAGMLLVGPDDTLLVTDGRYRTQAEEQLTAARVDARIEIGGLADQHRALAEAVDHGRRVGLEAAAVTWAAQRVLAELFEGSELVPTTGAVEALRRVKDEGEQARVQAAAAIADRALEQILDLLVDGRPEAEVALELDSTMRRLGAQGSAFETIVAAGPNGAKPHARPGPRPVGRGELVVIDFGATVDGYRSDMTRTFCVGPPADPTLQRMYEVVQASQAAGVEAVRAGVAASDVDGACRDVIEEAGWGDRFVHATGHGVGIDIHEAPAVSATSADTLEESSVVTVEPGVYLPDHGGVRIEDTLIVTEQGCRAVTRFPKQLVLG, from the coding sequence GTGAGCCCGGGAGCTCACGCCGCCGATCTGGCGCCGATGGGGGTGGCGGGCAGGGTCGGGCACCTGCGCCGCGACCTTCCCGATGCCGGTTGCGACTGTCTCCTCGTCACGTCGCTGTCCAACGTGCGCTACCTCTCCGGGTTCACCGGCTCGGCCGGCATGCTGCTCGTCGGCCCCGACGACACACTGCTCGTCACCGACGGGCGCTATCGCACCCAGGCCGAAGAGCAGCTGACGGCCGCCCGCGTAGACGCCCGGATCGAGATCGGGGGCCTGGCCGACCAGCACCGGGCCCTGGCCGAGGCGGTGGACCACGGGCGGCGGGTCGGGCTGGAGGCGGCCGCGGTCACCTGGGCGGCCCAACGGGTGCTGGCCGAGCTGTTCGAGGGCTCGGAGCTCGTGCCCACGACGGGAGCGGTGGAGGCCCTGCGTCGCGTCAAGGACGAGGGGGAGCAGGCCCGGGTCCAGGCCGCCGCCGCCATCGCCGACCGGGCCCTGGAGCAGATCCTGGACCTGCTGGTCGACGGCCGGCCCGAGGCCGAGGTGGCCCTGGAGCTCGACTCGACCATGCGCCGGCTGGGGGCCCAGGGCAGCGCCTTCGAGACCATCGTGGCCGCCGGCCCCAACGGGGCCAAGCCCCACGCCCGGCCCGGGCCCCGTCCGGTGGGGCGGGGGGAGCTGGTCGTCATCGACTTCGGCGCGACGGTCGACGGGTACCGCTCGGACATGACCCGCACCTTCTGCGTGGGCCCGCCCGCCGACCCGACGCTGCAGCGGATGTACGAGGTGGTCCAAGCCAGCCAGGCGGCCGGGGTGGAGGCCGTGCGGGCCGGCGTGGCCGCGTCGGACGTCGACGGCGCCTGCCGGGACGTGATCGAGGAGGCGGGCTGGGGGGACCGGTTCGTGCACGCCACCGGCCACGGAGTCGGTATCGACATCCACGAGGCGCCGGCGGTGTCGGCCACCTCGGCTGATACGCTCGAAGAGTCATCGGTCGTCACCGTGGAGCCGGGCGTGTACCTCCCGGACCACGGAGGTGTGCGGATCGAGGACACCCTGATCGTGACGGAGCAGGGCTGCCGGGCGGTCACCCGATTCCCCAAGCAGCTGGTGCTCGGCTGA
- the efp gene encoding elongation factor P — protein sequence MSVSTNDLKNGMTLDLPEGLFSVVEFQHVKPGKGGAFVRTKLKNVRTGAVIERTYRADEKLAQAIVEKREMQFLYRDGEQYVFMDNVSYDQMNVDTPALGSAASYMKEGDSAVLQMYGTEIVGVDLPAAVELTVAETEPGVQGDRVSGARKPATLETGLLVQVPLFVNTGDRVKVDTRTGEYITRA from the coding sequence ATGTCGGTATCGACCAACGACCTGAAGAACGGGATGACCCTCGACCTGCCTGAGGGGTTGTTCTCGGTCGTCGAGTTCCAGCACGTCAAGCCGGGGAAGGGCGGCGCCTTCGTGCGCACCAAGCTCAAGAACGTCCGGACGGGGGCGGTCATCGAGCGCACCTACCGCGCCGACGAGAAGCTGGCCCAGGCCATAGTCGAGAAGCGCGAGATGCAGTTCCTCTACCGCGACGGTGAGCAGTACGTGTTCATGGACAACGTCAGCTACGACCAGATGAACGTGGACACTCCTGCGCTCGGCAGCGCCGCCAGCTACATGAAGGAGGGGGACTCGGCGGTGCTGCAGATGTACGGCACCGAGATCGTGGGGGTCGACCTGCCCGCGGCCGTGGAGCTGACCGTGGCTGAGACCGAGCCCGGGGTGCAGGGGGACCGGGTGTCCGGGGCGCGCAAGCCCGCCACCCTGGAGACGGGACTGCTCGTGCAGGTGCCCCTGTTCGTCAACACCGGAGACCGGGTCAAGGTCGACACCCGGACCGGGGAGTACATCACCCGGGCCTGA
- the nusB gene encoding transcription antitermination factor NusB — translation MAPTGSRRAARERAMSLLYEAEAKGQDADVVLAALPVSPDPFVVELVEGVGHHRQEIDGLISRFSIDWPLVRMPAVDRNLLRLAVFELTQRPATPVGVVIDEAVELAKRFSTDDSGRFVNGVLSAVAAVVRGPLLT, via the coding sequence ATGGCCCCTACCGGCAGCCGGCGGGCGGCGCGTGAGCGAGCCATGTCGCTGCTCTACGAGGCCGAGGCCAAGGGCCAGGACGCCGACGTCGTCCTGGCGGCGCTCCCCGTCAGCCCCGATCCGTTCGTGGTCGAGCTGGTCGAGGGCGTCGGCCACCACCGCCAGGAGATCGACGGGCTGATCTCCCGGTTCTCGATCGACTGGCCGCTCGTGCGCATGCCCGCCGTCGACCGCAACCTGCTGCGCCTGGCCGTGTTCGAGCTCACCCAGCGGCCGGCCACGCCGGTCGGGGTGGTGATCGACGAGGCCGTGGAGCTGGCCAAGCGGTTCTCGACCGACGACTCCGGCCGGTTCGTCAACGGGGTGCTGTCGGCCGTGGCGGCCGTGGTGCGGGGCCCGCTGCTAACCTGA
- the pyrR gene encoding bifunctional pyr operon transcriptional regulator/uracil phosphoribosyltransferase PyrR → MLTPPRGGVFVARAQVMSAADVTRALTRITHEIVERNHGTDDVVLVGLQTGGVSLARRISETLEGSYGTAVSVGSLDVAFYRDDIGLRPVLPEAVTDIPWDLTGRKVVLVDDVFFTGRTVRAALNALSDYGRAQVVQLAVMVDRGHRELPIRPDYVGKNLPTRRDEMVDVAEDGVTIGDVVVK, encoded by the coding sequence ATGTTGACGCCCCCGCGTGGGGGCGTTTTCGTTGCCCGGGCCCAGGTCATGAGCGCCGCCGACGTGACCCGCGCCCTCACCCGTATCACCCACGAGATCGTGGAGCGCAACCACGGGACCGACGACGTGGTCCTCGTCGGCCTCCAGACCGGGGGGGTGTCCCTGGCCCGGCGGATCTCCGAGACCCTCGAGGGGAGCTACGGGACGGCCGTGAGCGTGGGCTCCCTGGACGTGGCCTTCTACCGCGATGACATCGGCCTGCGCCCCGTGCTGCCCGAGGCGGTGACCGACATCCCCTGGGACCTCACCGGCCGGAAGGTGGTGCTGGTCGACGACGTCTTCTTCACCGGCCGGACGGTCCGGGCGGCGCTCAACGCCCTGTCGGACTACGGCCGGGCCCAGGTCGTGCAGCTGGCCGTGATGGTCGACCGGGGCCACCGCGAGCTGCCGATCCGGCCCGACTACGTCGGCAAGAACCTGCCGACCCGCCGCGACGAGATGGTCGACGTGGCCGAGGACGGGGTCACCATCGGTGACGTGGTGGTGAAATGA
- a CDS encoding aspartate carbamoyltransferase catalytic subunit yields the protein MTTATVEAPVVSVAAPRHLLSVADLGAAGIREILRLTDSFVEVSERAIPRVPALRGRTVATVFFEDSTRTRLSFEAAAKRLSADTMTFSVGSSSVNKGESLRDTVETVTAMGVDAVVVRHRSAGVPWQVARWVDASVVNGGDGWHEHPTQALLDCYTIRQVLGGPTSEDPFPGLRVGIVGDVKHSRVARSNVLALSALGARVTLVAPPTLLPPSLAGWPVDVCHDLDAVVADLDVVYLLRIQAERMSEALLPSLREYSARYGMTRERAARLSADSIVMHPGPMNRGVEIAAEVADLPCSVITRQVSNGVAVRMAVLFLLLGSPAQADARG from the coding sequence ATGACCACGGCCACCGTCGAGGCTCCCGTGGTCAGCGTGGCCGCCCCCCGCCACCTCCTTTCGGTGGCCGACCTCGGGGCGGCGGGGATCCGCGAGATCCTCCGCCTGACCGACAGCTTCGTGGAGGTGAGCGAGCGGGCCATCCCCCGGGTGCCGGCCCTCCGGGGCCGGACCGTGGCCACCGTGTTCTTCGAGGACTCGACCCGCACCCGGCTGTCGTTCGAGGCGGCGGCCAAGCGGCTGTCGGCCGACACCATGACCTTCAGCGTGGGGTCGTCGTCGGTCAACAAGGGGGAGTCGCTGCGTGACACGGTGGAGACGGTGACCGCCATGGGCGTCGACGCCGTCGTGGTCCGCCACCGGTCGGCGGGGGTGCCGTGGCAGGTGGCCCGCTGGGTGGACGCCAGCGTGGTGAACGGCGGGGACGGGTGGCACGAGCACCCCACCCAGGCCCTGCTCGACTGCTACACGATCCGCCAGGTGCTCGGCGGGCCGACCTCCGAGGACCCGTTTCCCGGGCTGCGGGTCGGGATCGTGGGTGACGTCAAGCACAGCCGGGTGGCCCGTTCCAACGTCCTGGCCCTGTCCGCCCTCGGGGCCCGGGTGACCCTCGTGGCCCCGCCGACCCTCCTGCCCCCGTCACTGGCGGGGTGGCCGGTCGACGTGTGCCACGACCTCGACGCCGTGGTCGCCGACCTGGACGTCGTGTACCTCCTGCGCATCCAGGCCGAGCGGATGAGCGAGGCGCTCCTGCCGTCGCTGCGGGAGTACTCGGCCCGCTACGGCATGACGAGGGAGCGGGCGGCGCGGCTCTCGGCGGACTCGATCGTGATGCACCCGGGCCCGATGAACCGGGGGGTCGAGATAGCCGCCGAGGTGGCCGACCTGCCCTGCTCGGTGATCACCCGGCAGGTGAGCAACGGAGTGGCGGTGCGGATGGCGGTGCTGTTCCTGCTCCTCGGAAGCCCGGCCCAGGCGGACGCCCGTGGCTGA
- a CDS encoding dihydroorotase — MADVLIRGGTVIDPRGVRRADVAVSGKVVVGVGDDLAAPPGAVVLDATGCVVCPGFVDLHTHLREPGREEAETIESGSRAAALGGYTAVVAMPNTDPPIDSASVVREVHEIARRALCDVEVAGAITVGRAGERLAPLAEMAGLGVRLFTDDGAGVQDGRLMRRAFEYAGPLGVTLAQHCEDAALAAGGHMNEGEWSSRLGIPGIPGEAEELMVMRDVALARLTGGRIHFLHLSTAGSVAVVGAARAQGLKVTAEAAPHHLALTEAEVAGYDPVFKVNPPLRTAADVRAVRRGLAEGVIDAIATDHAPHPQEAKEAPFDQAPPGMIGLETALAVALTYLTEEEDGVAPMALADVIGALSWRPAEIAGVAERHGGPLGAGAPANVCVFDPRVRWTVDAAAGASRSRNSPFAGRTLTGRVRHTVLNGEPVVVDGEAQR, encoded by the coding sequence GTGGCTGACGTCCTGATCCGCGGGGGCACGGTCATCGATCCCCGCGGGGTGCGCCGGGCCGACGTGGCCGTCAGCGGCAAGGTGGTCGTCGGCGTCGGGGACGACCTGGCGGCGCCGCCGGGCGCCGTGGTCCTCGACGCCACCGGTTGCGTCGTGTGCCCCGGCTTCGTCGACCTCCACACCCACCTCCGCGAGCCCGGCCGCGAGGAGGCCGAGACGATCGAGAGCGGATCGCGAGCGGCCGCCCTCGGCGGCTACACCGCCGTCGTGGCCATGCCCAACACCGATCCCCCCATCGACAGCGCCAGTGTGGTGCGCGAGGTGCACGAGATAGCCCGCCGGGCCCTGTGCGACGTCGAGGTAGCCGGCGCCATCACGGTGGGGCGGGCGGGGGAGCGGCTGGCCCCGCTGGCGGAGATGGCCGGCCTCGGGGTGCGGCTGTTCACCGACGACGGGGCCGGGGTCCAGGACGGCAGGCTCATGCGCCGCGCCTTCGAGTACGCCGGGCCCCTCGGGGTGACGCTGGCCCAGCACTGCGAGGACGCCGCCCTGGCCGCCGGCGGCCACATGAACGAGGGAGAGTGGTCGAGCCGCCTCGGCATTCCCGGCATCCCCGGGGAGGCCGAGGAGCTGATGGTCATGCGCGACGTGGCCCTGGCCCGCCTGACAGGCGGCCGGATCCACTTCCTCCACCTCTCCACCGCCGGCTCGGTCGCCGTGGTGGGGGCCGCCCGGGCCCAGGGCCTCAAGGTCACCGCCGAGGCCGCGCCCCACCACCTGGCCCTCACCGAGGCCGAGGTGGCCGGCTACGACCCCGTGTTCAAGGTGAACCCGCCCCTGCGCACTGCCGCCGACGTGCGCGCCGTGCGGCGGGGCCTGGCCGAGGGGGTGATCGACGCCATCGCCACCGACCACGCCCCCCATCCCCAGGAGGCCAAGGAGGCGCCGTTCGACCAGGCGCCCCCGGGGATGATCGGGCTGGAGACGGCGCTGGCGGTGGCGCTCACCTACCTGACCGAGGAGGAGGACGGCGTGGCGCCCATGGCGCTGGCCGATGTCATCGGGGCTCTCTCGTGGCGGCCGGCGGAGATCGCGGGTGTGGCCGAACGCCACGGTGGTCCGCTCGGGGCGGGGGCGCCGGCCAACGTCTGCGTGTTCGATCCCCGGGTCCGCTGGACCGTCGATGCCGCGGCCGGGGCCAGCCGGAGCCGCAACAGCCCCTTTGCCGGGCGGACGCTCACCGGACGGGTGCGCCATACCGTCCTCAACGGGGAGCCGGTCGTGGTCGACGGAGAGGCGCAGCGGTGA
- the carA gene encoding glutamine-hydrolyzing carbamoyl-phosphate synthase small subunit, translating into MSAGERQARPPALLVLADGTVFEGEAAGAPAEVATGELVFNTVMSGYQEVITDPSYAGQVIAFTYPHIGNYGVAASDDESRRPFCRGVVVRDLSDRPSSWRSSRTLESFLQSHGVPALTGVDTRRLTRHVREAGAMPCAFGTASEERLLVAARAEPGTDGIDLVATVTTDRPYRAGHGPLSVVAYDFGIKRAILAQLGAMATVEVVPASTPADEVLARSPDGVFLSNGPGDPAAVGYATETISRLLGRVPVFGICLGHQLLATALGARTFTLPFGHHGGNHPVRRLAGGAVEITSQNHNYAVDGSSLDAADVTHVNLNDGVVEGIRCRDVPAFGVQYHPEAGPGPHDARYLFEEFRGIMTAGRGAGAPLSGGVGVQGTRRAEDIA; encoded by the coding sequence GTGAGCGCAGGCGAGCGCCAAGCCCGTCCGCCGGCCCTGCTCGTGCTGGCCGACGGCACCGTCTTCGAGGGTGAGGCCGCCGGCGCCCCCGCCGAGGTGGCCACCGGGGAGCTGGTGTTCAACACGGTGATGAGCGGCTACCAGGAGGTGATCACCGACCCGTCCTACGCCGGCCAGGTGATTGCGTTCACCTACCCCCACATCGGGAACTACGGCGTGGCCGCCAGTGACGACGAGAGCCGGCGGCCCTTCTGCCGCGGCGTGGTGGTGAGGGACCTGTCCGACCGCCCGAGCAGCTGGCGCTCCAGCCGGACGTTGGAGTCGTTCCTCCAGAGCCACGGCGTCCCCGCCCTGACCGGTGTGGACACCCGCCGGCTCACCCGCCACGTCCGGGAGGCGGGGGCGATGCCGTGTGCCTTCGGCACCGCGTCCGAGGAGCGGCTCCTAGTTGCGGCCCGGGCCGAGCCGGGGACCGACGGCATCGACCTGGTGGCCACGGTCACGACCGACCGGCCCTACCGGGCGGGTCACGGGCCCCTCTCGGTCGTGGCCTACGACTTCGGCATCAAGCGGGCCATCCTGGCCCAGCTGGGAGCGATGGCCACGGTCGAGGTGGTGCCGGCCTCGACGCCGGCCGACGAGGTCCTGGCCCGGTCACCGGACGGGGTGTTCCTGTCCAACGGCCCCGGGGACCCGGCGGCCGTCGGCTACGCCACCGAGACCATCTCCCGGCTGCTCGGGCGGGTGCCGGTGTTCGGGATCTGCCTCGGCCACCAGCTGCTGGCGACCGCCCTCGGCGCCCGCACCTTCACGCTGCCGTTCGGGCACCACGGCGGCAACCACCCGGTGCGCCGGCTGGCGGGCGGGGCGGTGGAGATCACCAGCCAGAACCACAACTACGCCGTCGACGGGTCCAGCCTGGACGCCGCCGACGTCACCCATGTCAACCTCAACGACGGGGTGGTCGAGGGCATCCGGTGCCGGGACGTGCCGGCGTTCGGCGTGCAGTACCACCCCGAGGCCGGGCCCGGGCCCCACGACGCCCGGTACCTGTTCGAGGAGTTCAGGGGGATCATGACGGCCGGGCGGGGGGCCGGGGCCCCACTCTCCGGAGGAG